A single window of Granulicella sibirica DNA harbors:
- a CDS encoding TonB-dependent receptor, whose translation MIRANKITHALLLVLLLISSFVAGSAQSNYGVIRGIVSDPIGASVSGAMVVLTSQSTKIPRNTTTNGSGEYVFSAVEPGTYTLTVTGNGFKKEENTGIVIDSGNTIPLDIKLQIGSMTESVEVTASEPLVNNGTSYNGQLIDSQKLENLPNPGRNPFLFSKLDNNVTPVGDPRFVRFQDQSGSSTISIAGAPISSNNYSIDGVPITDFSNRAVIIPSIEAVEEVKVQANTYDAEIGRTSGGMFNTTLKSGGSSLHGVLQGETRQTNWGANLFFNNRTPYKDPVTGITQSTTPRGAAEFYSYVGAIGGPIPLPHWMGGKDKTFFWVAEEGYRQRSPITTNAYIVPTDLQRSGNFSEIGTVTSPTTCGKGSDGVDAICITNPATGQFFANNTIPASSINPVGQAIVNTYPHANLTATYGNPNFNGADTLGDRADEFDGKLTHQFGTRWLADFYYLHYGSKEPGGNSLESLAGSSSSYLLYRKVDATSIQNTITINPTTLLTVGFGFNRFPNNTLDISNGFNQSSLGFPANYTSALTKAAFPQITTDAGLSPEGTANSGPAVYFSRNFVVGVSKSLGKHSLKTGYVYRAISVSFTNISNGNGTFAFDKSLLSTNGSTSATAANILLGYPTSASLVIPAALGITTAYQATYLQDDWRVTPKLTLNLGFRYEYEPGVHERNNHYAVGFDRGATYSAFGTGPTATGGVEFAGQNGYGTQTGNMGNKYSPRAGFAYALDDATVVRGGAGVFYYPIVYSTSPALAPGYVLTNSLTNAYTNASSAAGLTSLSNPFPNVQTKPVGNANGLSQNIGTTLTVVDQTRRSPIYESYSFGLDHQFAGGIAFKIGYVGGHGRNIYNSLNINQLPDQYLGQGPGTLSSTATSFAYAGIGAFPTLASGKVKNYQTLLPFSQYQAISDSLSNGRSDYNALDVKVQKSFSRGVTVLASYTWSSNWDNLWGAGSTLNPGNNGPQDAYNLSHEYSRSINDLPQRGSIAVTYELPFGKGKQFMGNANRWVNTAVGGWRFNDITIIQSGGALPIGQGSNPNSSFGNAVTRPSLVGPSPCKVGAPEGRLDHYFLGVAEGAYTTTNAGFYGNAPRTSGCYGPGYLNSDLSLNKDFVITERIHAEFRAEALNAFNTPQFNGPTLAVDSSSHGQITSTLGFPRLIQLGGRLSF comes from the coding sequence TTGATTCGAGCTAACAAGATCACCCACGCACTTCTGCTTGTTCTTCTACTGATCTCGTCGTTTGTCGCCGGATCGGCCCAGTCCAACTACGGCGTCATTCGTGGAATCGTCTCGGATCCAATCGGGGCCAGTGTATCTGGCGCGATGGTTGTGCTTACTTCACAGTCGACTAAGATTCCGCGTAACACGACGACGAATGGCTCTGGCGAATATGTGTTCAGCGCCGTAGAACCCGGAACCTACACGCTTACCGTGACAGGGAACGGCTTCAAGAAGGAAGAAAACACCGGCATCGTAATCGATTCGGGAAATACGATTCCGCTCGATATCAAGCTGCAGATTGGATCGATGACGGAGAGCGTCGAGGTCACTGCTTCGGAGCCACTCGTCAATAACGGAACGAGTTACAACGGCCAGCTTATTGATTCGCAAAAGCTCGAAAACCTCCCCAACCCCGGCCGCAACCCCTTCCTCTTCTCCAAGCTCGACAACAACGTCACGCCCGTTGGCGACCCGCGCTTTGTGCGCTTCCAGGATCAGTCCGGCTCCTCCACAATCTCCATCGCTGGCGCCCCGATCAGCTCGAATAACTACTCGATCGATGGTGTCCCGATCACGGACTTTTCCAACCGCGCCGTCATTATTCCCTCCATCGAGGCCGTTGAAGAAGTAAAGGTTCAAGCCAACACCTACGACGCGGAAATCGGACGCACATCGGGTGGCATGTTCAACACCACACTGAAGTCAGGTGGAAGTTCCCTCCACGGCGTCCTGCAGGGGGAGACACGCCAGACGAATTGGGGCGCCAATCTCTTCTTCAATAACCGCACCCCTTACAAGGATCCCGTGACGGGTATCACCCAGTCCACAACGCCGCGCGGCGCTGCCGAGTTCTACAGCTACGTCGGCGCGATTGGCGGACCGATTCCGCTTCCCCATTGGATGGGTGGCAAGGACAAGACCTTCTTCTGGGTCGCCGAGGAAGGCTACCGTCAGCGTTCCCCGATCACCACAAATGCTTACATCGTCCCGACAGATCTTCAGCGTTCGGGTAACTTCTCCGAAATCGGAACCGTCACCAGCCCGACGACCTGCGGCAAGGGCTCAGACGGAGTGGATGCCATCTGCATCACCAATCCGGCAACCGGACAGTTCTTCGCGAACAACACCATCCCGGCTTCTTCGATCAACCCGGTAGGTCAGGCAATCGTCAACACCTACCCGCACGCGAACTTGACCGCGACATACGGCAATCCGAACTTCAACGGAGCCGACACGCTCGGCGATCGCGCCGATGAGTTCGATGGAAAACTGACCCACCAGTTCGGCACGCGCTGGCTCGCGGACTTCTACTATCTCCATTACGGCAGCAAGGAGCCCGGCGGTAACTCGCTCGAATCTCTGGCTGGCAGCTCCAGCTCCTACCTGCTGTACCGGAAGGTCGACGCCACCAGTATCCAGAACACCATCACCATCAACCCCACCACCCTGTTGACGGTCGGCTTCGGCTTCAACCGGTTCCCGAACAACACGCTGGATATCAGCAACGGCTTCAATCAGTCTTCCCTTGGCTTCCCGGCTAACTACACCAGCGCCCTCACCAAAGCCGCCTTCCCCCAGATCACGACAGACGCGGGTCTCTCACCCGAAGGAACCGCCAACTCTGGTCCCGCTGTCTACTTCTCGCGCAACTTTGTGGTCGGCGTCTCAAAGAGCCTTGGCAAGCACAGTCTCAAGACTGGCTACGTGTACCGCGCTATCAGCGTCAGCTTCACGAATATCAGCAACGGCAACGGAACCTTTGCCTTCGATAAGTCGCTGCTGAGCACGAACGGCAGCACGAGCGCCACCGCGGCGAATATCCTGCTCGGGTACCCGACGAGCGCATCGCTCGTTATCCCCGCGGCTTTGGGGATCACCACCGCTTACCAGGCAACTTACCTCCAGGATGACTGGCGCGTGACGCCAAAGCTCACCCTCAACCTTGGTTTCCGGTATGAGTACGAGCCCGGCGTCCACGAGCGCAACAATCATTACGCGGTTGGCTTCGATCGTGGCGCGACCTACAGTGCGTTCGGTACAGGTCCTACAGCGACGGGCGGCGTCGAGTTCGCTGGTCAGAACGGTTACGGCACCCAGACCGGCAACATGGGCAACAAGTACTCTCCGCGCGCCGGTTTTGCCTACGCGCTCGATGACGCAACGGTTGTTCGAGGCGGTGCGGGTGTCTTCTACTATCCGATCGTATACAGCACCTCGCCGGCACTCGCTCCCGGTTACGTCCTCACCAACAGCCTCACCAACGCCTACACCAACGCGTCCTCCGCAGCCGGGCTGACCAGTCTCAGCAATCCATTTCCGAACGTGCAAACGAAGCCCGTGGGCAATGCCAATGGTCTGAGCCAGAACATCGGCACGACGCTGACAGTCGTCGACCAGACCCGCCGCTCTCCGATCTACGAGTCATATTCCTTCGGTCTCGATCATCAGTTCGCAGGCGGAATCGCCTTCAAGATCGGATACGTTGGCGGGCATGGACGAAACATCTACAACAGCCTGAACATCAACCAGCTTCCTGATCAGTACCTCGGTCAAGGCCCTGGAACTCTCTCCAGCACTGCGACAAGCTTTGCTTACGCAGGCATCGGCGCTTTCCCCACGCTGGCGTCCGGCAAGGTCAAGAACTATCAAACCTTGTTGCCCTTTTCTCAGTATCAGGCAATCTCGGATTCGCTCAGCAACGGCCGCTCTGACTATAACGCGTTGGACGTCAAGGTACAGAAGTCCTTCAGCCGCGGTGTAACAGTCCTAGCCTCGTATACGTGGTCCTCCAACTGGGATAACCTCTGGGGCGCGGGCAGCACGCTCAACCCCGGCAACAATGGTCCCCAGGATGCCTACAACCTCTCCCACGAATACTCCCGCTCCATCAACGACCTTCCTCAGCGTGGATCGATTGCCGTCACCTATGAGCTTCCCTTCGGCAAAGGCAAGCAGTTCATGGGCAACGCGAATCGCTGGGTCAACACCGCGGTCGGCGGCTGGCGCTTCAACGACATCACCATCATCCAGTCCGGCGGCGCATTGCCCATCGGACAGGGAAGCAATCCGAACTCTTCCTTCGGCAATGCCGTTACCCGCCCCAGCCTTGTTGGGCCCAGCCCTTGCAAGGTTGGAGCACCCGAAGGCCGTCTCGATCATTACTTTCTGGGTGTAGCGGAAGGCGCTTACACGACCACCAACGCAGGTTTTTATGGCAACGCACCCCGCACCAGCGGCTGCTATGGCCCCGGCTATCTCAACTCGGATCTCTCACTTAATAAAGACTTCGTCATCACTGAGCGTATTCACGCAGAGTTTCGCGCCGAAGCGCTCAACGCCTTCAACACTCCGCAGTTCAACGGTCCCACCCTCGCGGTCGATTCCAGCTCACACGGACAGATCACCAGCACCCTGGGCTTTCCCCGCTTGATCCAGCTTGGCGGTCGACTCAGCTTCTAA
- a CDS encoding pyridoxal phosphate-dependent aminotransferase: MNSQKITSPVSRRSFMRMASVAASMPIMTEAHFAWAAQQAAAKATDAAPARRTRPAMPPGAVLINANENPLGPCKAACDIIAAIAPKGGRYDIDGETGKLTKTFAEQNGLKENYIAVYAGSSEPLHYSVLAFTSPTRGFVTGDPSYEAGMRAAQVAKAKISKVPLTDTHAHDVKAMVAADPNAGIIYICNPNNPTGTLTTKEDIAWALEHKPAGSILLVDEAYIHLSEAPNVLDMVAADKDLIVLRTFSKVYGMAGIRCGLAVGRPDLLAKLTPYGMNAMPITGSAAANVSLLDTDLVPTRRKIIADTRNDTFAWLTANNYKFIPSHSNCFMIDTGRNGKSVISAMQAKNVYIGRTWPIWPNMVRVSVGTPEEMAKFKVAFKQVMDAPATSAAMRDPFAGVSFPELS; encoded by the coding sequence ATGAATTCGCAGAAGATCACCAGCCCAGTTTCCCGTCGCTCCTTTATGCGCATGGCGAGCGTCGCCGCATCCATGCCGATCATGACCGAGGCTCACTTCGCCTGGGCCGCACAGCAGGCGGCTGCCAAGGCAACCGATGCTGCTCCGGCGCGCCGCACGCGGCCTGCCATGCCGCCAGGCGCGGTGCTTATCAATGCCAATGAGAATCCACTCGGCCCTTGTAAGGCCGCATGCGACATCATCGCGGCCATTGCGCCCAAGGGCGGTAGATACGATATCGATGGAGAGACCGGCAAGCTCACCAAGACCTTCGCGGAGCAGAATGGCCTGAAGGAGAACTACATCGCGGTCTATGCCGGATCGAGTGAGCCGCTGCATTACTCCGTTCTGGCATTCACGTCGCCGACGAGAGGCTTTGTTACCGGCGACCCCTCGTATGAAGCAGGCATGCGCGCCGCGCAGGTTGCCAAGGCGAAGATCTCGAAGGTGCCTCTGACCGATACGCATGCACACGACGTCAAGGCGATGGTTGCGGCAGATCCGAACGCCGGCATTATCTATATCTGCAACCCCAATAATCCCACCGGTACGCTGACCACCAAAGAAGATATCGCCTGGGCGCTCGAGCATAAGCCGGCTGGCTCCATCCTTCTCGTCGATGAGGCGTATATCCATCTTTCGGAGGCTCCGAATGTGCTGGACATGGTGGCTGCCGATAAGGATCTGATCGTGTTACGCACCTTCTCGAAGGTGTACGGGATGGCGGGCATTCGTTGCGGACTTGCAGTTGGACGTCCAGACTTATTGGCGAAGCTGACGCCTTACGGCATGAACGCGATGCCTATTACGGGTTCGGCTGCTGCCAACGTCAGCCTTCTCGACACGGACCTGGTGCCGACACGCAGAAAGATCATTGCCGATACCCGCAACGATACCTTCGCGTGGCTCACGGCGAATAACTACAAGTTCATTCCATCGCATTCCAACTGCTTCATGATCGATACCGGCCGCAACGGTAAGAGCGTTATCAGTGCGATGCAGGCCAAGAACGTCTATATCGGCCGCACCTGGCCGATATGGCCGAATATGGTTCGCGTGAGCGTGGGAACTCCGGAAGAGATGGCGAAGTTCAAGGTTGCGTTCAAGCAGGTAATGGATGCCCCCGCGACGAGCGCAGCTATGCGCGATCCGTTTGCTGGAGTGTCATTTCCTGAACTCTCGTAG
- a CDS encoding Rid family hydrolase: MKITKIVLSAAMLVAPIAIHAQTTVKHLQPNEKAAIADGVWAGDTLYLSGQLASPVTPADTAKGTPAVYGDTKTQAASVFAKIQTLLKAQGLDMKDVVKMTVFLAGDPANGGKLDFAGMQSEYVKYFGTKDQPNKVARSAVQVAALAAPWALLEIEVIAVKSK; the protein is encoded by the coding sequence ATGAAGATCACGAAGATTGTTCTTAGTGCCGCGATGCTGGTTGCTCCCATCGCCATCCACGCGCAGACAACCGTCAAGCACCTGCAACCCAACGAGAAGGCAGCGATCGCCGATGGCGTCTGGGCTGGCGACACCCTTTACCTCAGCGGCCAACTCGCCTCGCCTGTCACTCCGGCAGATACCGCCAAGGGAACCCCAGCGGTCTACGGAGACACCAAGACTCAGGCCGCAAGTGTCTTCGCCAAGATTCAGACGCTTCTCAAGGCGCAGGGTCTCGATATGAAAGATGTCGTCAAGATGACGGTCTTCCTTGCGGGCGATCCAGCCAACGGTGGCAAGCTTGACTTCGCAGGCATGCAGTCCGAGTACGTGAAGTACTTCGGCACCAAGGATCAGCCAAACAAGGTGGCTCGCTCCGCTGTGCAGGTCGCTGCGCTTGCCGCTCCATGGGCGTTGCTTGAAATCGAAGTGATCGCCGTCAAAAGCAAGTAA
- a CDS encoding NAD(P)/FAD-dependent oxidoreductase, with the protein MEFSRRDFLMRVGQAGGYSAAFVAMQGLGLMPARAEGLVTHESLGAAPGSGAGVKVVILGGGIAGLVAAYEMRQLGYTVTVLEARERPGGRNWTVRGGDKIKFVDGTTQTCSFDEGNYQNVGPARLPSIHPNILAYCKKLGVQLEVEVNTTRSSFLQNDNANGGKPVVQRQAINDTRGHVSELLSKAMSGGSLDSEMSKDDKDRMLAFLRLYGPLDQAGKYNGSDRSGYLETAGAGDQTGVLSKPIDMHTLLDESFWQGMLFEEQFDMQATMFQPLGGMDRIPYAFAKSLGDIVQYSSPVSEIRKTAKGVKIGYMQGGSAKQIEADYCICAMPLTILKKTPNDFSAPYKKVIEESVYANAYKVAWESRRFWEQDYNIYGGLEFVNVGCSPIWFPSAKIFSERGVVVSGYTDETSSPFGKLTIPEKFEESRKSIERLHPGHGKELEKPIYVGWQRIPYNEGSWIRSYGPPAGDGPGRGARAGGPSDPTAPRPVSPGYETLIQPDGPIFFAGCHVSHIVAWQEGATLSSLRAVKLISERVKAAKLATTASSIVSA; encoded by the coding sequence ATGGAATTTTCCAGGCGCGACTTTCTAATGCGCGTAGGGCAGGCTGGCGGATACAGCGCTGCGTTTGTAGCGATGCAGGGATTGGGTCTTATGCCCGCGCGCGCTGAAGGTCTGGTGACACACGAGTCTCTCGGAGCGGCCCCGGGCTCGGGAGCGGGCGTGAAGGTGGTGATCCTCGGCGGCGGCATCGCCGGTCTCGTGGCGGCCTATGAGATGCGGCAACTGGGCTACACCGTCACCGTGCTTGAAGCGCGTGAGCGCCCCGGTGGCCGCAACTGGACGGTACGCGGCGGCGACAAGATCAAGTTTGTGGACGGCACAACGCAGACCTGTAGCTTCGACGAAGGGAACTACCAGAACGTCGGACCAGCCCGCCTTCCATCCATCCACCCCAATATCCTTGCTTATTGCAAAAAGCTCGGCGTCCAGCTCGAGGTGGAAGTCAACACGACTCGCTCCAGCTTTCTGCAGAACGATAATGCCAACGGCGGCAAGCCCGTCGTGCAGCGCCAGGCCATCAATGACACCCGTGGTCACGTCTCGGAGCTGTTGTCGAAGGCCATGAGTGGAGGCTCGCTCGACTCCGAGATGTCGAAGGACGATAAGGACCGCATGCTCGCGTTCCTGCGTCTGTACGGACCGCTCGACCAGGCTGGCAAGTACAACGGTTCGGACCGCTCCGGCTATCTTGAGACGGCGGGCGCGGGAGACCAGACGGGCGTACTCTCAAAGCCCATCGACATGCACACGCTGCTCGACGAGAGCTTCTGGCAGGGCATGCTGTTCGAGGAGCAGTTCGACATGCAGGCCACCATGTTCCAGCCGCTGGGTGGCATGGATCGCATCCCGTATGCCTTCGCCAAGTCACTCGGAGATATCGTTCAATACAGCTCGCCGGTAAGTGAGATTCGGAAGACCGCGAAGGGTGTCAAGATCGGTTACATGCAGGGCGGTTCGGCGAAGCAGATTGAGGCCGACTATTGCATCTGCGCCATGCCCCTCACGATCCTCAAGAAGACGCCGAACGACTTCTCCGCGCCTTACAAGAAGGTCATCGAGGAGAGCGTTTACGCCAACGCCTACAAAGTCGCGTGGGAATCGCGCCGTTTCTGGGAGCAGGACTACAACATCTATGGCGGCCTCGAGTTCGTCAACGTAGGTTGTAGTCCCATCTGGTTTCCCTCGGCGAAGATCTTCTCCGAACGCGGTGTCGTTGTTTCGGGCTATACCGACGAGACCTCGTCTCCTTTCGGCAAGCTCACGATTCCGGAGAAATTCGAAGAGTCGCGTAAGTCGATCGAGCGCCTGCATCCGGGCCACGGCAAGGAACTCGAGAAGCCCATCTATGTCGGCTGGCAGCGGATTCCATACAACGAAGGCTCGTGGATCCGCTCCTATGGCCCGCCAGCAGGGGACGGGCCAGGCCGCGGCGCGCGCGCCGGCGGCCCGTCCGACCCAACCGCTCCGCGCCCAGTAAGCCCAGGCTACGAAACCCTCATTCAGCCCGATGGCCCGATCTTCTTTGCCGGATGCCACGTCAGCCACATCGTCGCCTGGCAGGAGGGCGCCACGCTCAGCTCCCTGCGTGCGGTCAAGCTGATCAGCGAGCGCGTCAAGGCTGCGAAGCTTGCCACCACAGCCTCCTCAATCGTTTCGGCCTAG
- a CDS encoding MerR family transcriptional regulator, with amino-acid sequence MAQNEPIRRVPSSAEIPDKLYFRIGDVAKLCQVPAYVLRFWETEFPQLKPNKGGTGQRLYRRRDVEMALRIKRLLYDEGYTIPGARQVFKSEQQGKEPQLALAIEASPSPANTDLRKWNRIRKELQDLHALLSRPATVPSGGQVRSIRPMRSTRPQLTLAPSPVRDMDDLFDLPTFPEPASTD; translated from the coding sequence ATGGCCCAGAACGAGCCAATCCGCCGAGTACCTTCGAGCGCCGAGATTCCGGATAAGCTCTACTTCCGCATCGGCGACGTCGCCAAGCTCTGCCAGGTGCCCGCCTACGTCCTTCGCTTCTGGGAGACCGAGTTTCCCCAGCTCAAACCAAATAAGGGCGGCACCGGCCAACGTCTCTACCGTCGGCGCGACGTCGAGATGGCTCTCCGCATCAAGCGCCTGCTCTACGACGAGGGCTACACCATCCCCGGTGCACGCCAGGTCTTCAAGTCGGAACAGCAAGGCAAAGAACCACAGCTCGCGCTTGCGATCGAAGCTTCACCCTCGCCCGCGAACACCGACCTGCGCAAATGGAACCGGATCCGTAAAGAGCTACAGGATCTTCACGCCCTTCTATCGCGCCCTGCAACGGTCCCGAGCGGAGGACAAGTGCGATCGATTCGCCCGATGCGTTCTACCCGTCCGCAACTCACGTTAGCCCCTTCGCCTGTTCGCGATATGGACGATCTCTTCGACCTCCCAACTTTCCCGGAACCGGCTTCAACGGACTAA
- the pyrR gene encoding bifunctional pyr operon transcriptional regulator/uracil phosphoribosyltransferase PyrR, with protein MSASEIERTLVRLAHEIVERNNGGQNLGLVGIKRRGVPLAERLAKLISKIEKHPIDTGVLDISFYRDDLSTRDVRPVVTPGAIGFDVNGRDIVLMDDVLYTGRTIRAALDALFAHGRPKSVQLLVLIDRGHRELPIQATFVGRLIPTSWREIIEVKLNEIDGQEEVLLVELAD; from the coding sequence ATGTCGGCCTCGGAGATCGAGCGCACGCTGGTGAGGCTGGCGCATGAGATCGTCGAGCGGAACAATGGCGGCCAGAATCTCGGACTCGTCGGGATCAAGCGACGCGGCGTTCCGCTGGCGGAGCGGCTGGCGAAGCTGATCAGCAAGATTGAGAAGCATCCGATCGATACCGGCGTGCTGGATATCAGCTTCTATCGCGACGACCTATCGACGCGGGATGTGCGGCCGGTGGTGACGCCGGGAGCGATCGGGTTCGATGTGAACGGGCGGGACATCGTCCTGATGGATGACGTGCTGTATACCGGGCGGACGATCCGCGCGGCGCTCGATGCGCTGTTCGCGCATGGACGTCCGAAGAGCGTGCAGTTGCTTGTGCTGATCGACCGCGGGCACCGCGAGCTGCCGATCCAGGCGACGTTCGTGGGGCGCCTGATCCCGACGTCGTGGCGCGAGATCATCGAAGTGAAGCTGAACGAGATCGACGGGCAGGAAGAAGTTCTGCTTGTCGAACTGGCCGACTAG
- a CDS encoding aspartate carbamoyltransferase catalytic subunit, with protein sequence MRYAPGSLLTVDGLPAMEVASILALTDRLETMDPKAKSTLLSGRRVALLFYESSTRTRTSFELAAKSLGATTTLVSDKSSSIEKGESLKDTGLTLRALGAECIILRHNAGGAPMLLARMTGLPVLNAGDGMHQHPSQALLDLRTMIRRLGVATRGGPGEWLRGRTVVITGDIRHSRVARSNAMLLPRLGAKVILCGPEALLPEEARCLDVEISRDFDQALDGADVAMMLRIQRERLEGLEIDLNEYSARYQMNADRLAQGKPGLVVMHPGPMIRGLEITGDVADGPSSAIEEQVAHGLAVRAALLVRALGVSA encoded by the coding sequence GTGCGGTACGCTCCGGGTTCACTGCTGACGGTGGACGGGTTGCCCGCCATGGAGGTGGCGTCGATTCTGGCGCTGACCGACCGGTTGGAGACGATGGACCCGAAGGCCAAGTCAACCTTGCTTTCCGGGCGTCGTGTGGCGCTGCTGTTTTACGAATCGAGCACGCGGACGCGAACGTCGTTCGAGCTGGCGGCGAAGTCGCTGGGCGCGACGACGACGCTGGTGAGCGATAAGAGCTCTTCGATCGAAAAAGGCGAGAGCCTCAAGGACACCGGGCTGACGCTGCGGGCGCTGGGGGCGGAGTGCATCATCCTGCGGCACAATGCGGGCGGGGCTCCGATGCTTCTGGCGCGGATGACCGGACTTCCGGTGCTGAATGCGGGAGATGGGATGCATCAGCACCCGTCGCAGGCGCTGTTGGACCTGCGGACGATGATTCGGCGGCTTGGTGTCGCGACGAGGGGTGGGCCGGGCGAATGGCTGCGCGGGCGGACGGTCGTGATTACCGGGGACATCCGGCACAGCCGCGTGGCGCGGTCGAACGCTATGCTCCTGCCTCGGCTTGGGGCGAAGGTCATTCTGTGCGGCCCGGAGGCCCTGCTGCCGGAGGAGGCGCGATGCCTCGATGTCGAGATCTCGCGGGACTTCGACCAGGCGCTCGACGGCGCGGATGTGGCAATGATGCTGCGGATTCAGCGGGAGAGGCTTGAGGGGTTGGAGATCGATCTGAACGAGTACAGTGCGCGCTACCAGATGAATGCAGACCGACTGGCGCAGGGCAAACCGGGCCTTGTGGTGATGCATCCGGGGCCGATGATTCGCGGACTCGAGATTACGGGTGACGTGGCCGATGGACCGTCGTCGGCGATTGAAGAGCAGGTGGCGCATGGGCTTGCCGTCAGGGCTGCGCTGCTTGTGCGGGCGTTGGGGGTGTCGGCTTGA
- a CDS encoding dihydroorotase: MLIKGGTVVDPASGVDGLFDVLVRDGRVAAVEGPGVLDRVEVSETFDATGMTVAPGFVDVHVHLREPGQTYKETIATGTAAAAAGGFTTVVAMPNTVPVNDSTASLAWMLDPERGAKVHLYAMPAVTLGSMGEHLTDFESLARAGAVGFTDDGKPVLEDHVMQAALLCAGRLGLPISQHAEDTRLTGGCSMNAGTVAFKLGLRGMTVEAESRIVERDIRLVREIAKVDGVRAHLHVQHVSTAKALEAIRRAKEDGLHVTCEAAPHHFTLTDEAVGDFDTHAKMNPPLRAENDRQAVIAGLLDGTVDCIATDHAPHAAHEKEVEFERAPNGITGLETALGLALKVLGREHGMPVRRVLELMSQNPAAIVNLAGRGTLGVGAVADVVVFDAGREWTFDGSKALSKSRNTPFDEVAMIGRVVGTICAGRVVYRG, encoded by the coding sequence ATGCTTATCAAGGGTGGGACGGTCGTCGATCCGGCGAGTGGGGTGGATGGGCTCTTCGACGTGCTGGTGCGGGATGGGCGAGTTGCGGCGGTCGAAGGTCCGGGGGTGCTGGACCGGGTTGAGGTTAGCGAGACGTTCGATGCGACCGGAATGACGGTGGCTCCGGGATTTGTGGATGTCCACGTTCATCTGCGGGAACCGGGGCAGACGTATAAAGAGACGATTGCAACCGGGACTGCGGCGGCGGCGGCGGGTGGGTTTACGACCGTGGTCGCGATGCCTAACACGGTTCCGGTGAACGATTCGACGGCTTCACTTGCGTGGATGCTCGACCCGGAGCGGGGGGCTAAGGTTCATCTATATGCCATGCCGGCAGTGACACTCGGCAGCATGGGTGAGCACCTCACGGACTTCGAGTCGCTGGCGCGGGCCGGGGCGGTTGGATTTACCGATGATGGCAAGCCGGTGCTCGAGGATCACGTGATGCAGGCGGCGCTGTTGTGCGCAGGGCGGCTTGGGTTGCCGATCTCGCAGCATGCGGAAGATACGCGGCTCACCGGCGGATGTAGCATGAACGCGGGGACGGTGGCGTTCAAGCTTGGTCTGCGCGGGATGACGGTTGAGGCGGAGAGCCGGATCGTCGAGCGGGATATCCGGCTGGTGCGGGAGATTGCGAAGGTCGATGGCGTGCGGGCGCACCTGCATGTGCAGCATGTGTCGACGGCGAAGGCGCTTGAGGCGATCCGGCGGGCCAAGGAAGATGGGCTGCATGTAACGTGCGAGGCGGCTCCGCATCACTTCACGCTGACGGATGAGGCGGTCGGAGACTTCGATACGCACGCCAAGATGAATCCTCCGCTGCGCGCCGAGAACGATCGGCAGGCGGTGATCGCCGGGCTTCTGGACGGCACGGTTGATTGCATTGCGACGGATCACGCTCCGCATGCGGCGCATGAAAAGGAAGTGGAGTTTGAACGGGCTCCGAACGGGATTACCGGGCTGGAGACGGCGCTTGGGCTTGCGTTGAAGGTGCTTGGACGAGAGCATGGGATGCCGGTGCGGCGCGTCCTGGAGTTGATGAGCCAGAATCCGGCGGCGATCGTCAACCTGGCCGGGCGCGGGACGCTTGGTGTGGGTGCGGTGGCCGACGTTGTTGTGTTCGATGCAGGACGCGAGTGGACATTCGACGGGTCGAAGGCGCTGTCGAAGTCGCGCAATACGCCGTTTGATGAGGTTGCCATGATCGGGCGTGTGGTGGGTACGATTTGCGCGGGGCGGGTGGTTTACCGGGGTTAG
- a CDS encoding GAF domain-containing protein, translating into MTMQTQETAAATQIDQPWLIDYIREAGAVAGTVHRREEGGLRLTASHNIPPKVCEIVAWVPDGKGMAGQALVTKTPVFTCNLKDDPSATVRPGAKAVDAKAAIALPVFDSAENVIAVVGIAYADDRDFTPEIIADLTTKAGSFH; encoded by the coding sequence ATGACCATGCAAACGCAGGAGACCGCAGCCGCCACGCAGATCGATCAACCCTGGCTCATTGACTACATTCGTGAAGCAGGCGCAGTCGCCGGAACGGTCCATCGCCGCGAAGAAGGCGGTCTCCGTCTCACTGCCTCGCACAACATCCCGCCGAAAGTCTGTGAAATCGTCGCCTGGGTTCCCGACGGCAAGGGCATGGCCGGACAGGCCCTCGTCACCAAGACTCCAGTCTTCACCTGCAATCTCAAGGATGATCCCTCAGCCACCGTCCGCCCTGGAGCGAAGGCGGTCGACGCCAAAGCCGCCATCGCCCTGCCTGTCTTCGATTCCGCCGAAAATGTCATCGCCGTAGTGGGCATCGCCTACGCGGATGATCGCGACTTCACCCCAGAGATCATCGCTGATCTCACCACGAAAGCCGGATCCTTTCACTAA